From a region of the Castanea sativa cultivar Marrone di Chiusa Pesio chromosome 10, ASM4071231v1 genome:
- the LOC142612360 gene encoding uncharacterized protein LOC142612360 produces MGGTGFKEIEKFNDALLAKQVWRMINNPNSLCHRVFKARFFPTCSILEAKDSNTGSYAWKSILSVRDVIQKGMVWRIGNGHDVRIKEDRWLQGSPTSPIISPLPTVAAETKVQTLINPELGVWRDDCVNQLFLPQEASAILGIPLSCRCPPDKIAWGCTPSGVFSTSSAYKLLASGVDDSQAETLNRAAQKQFWKAVIDDYRKEVFSIAAWLLWNQRNAIHFGRPMRDTDQILPSAGNLLQDFLAVQQIETTIPTSLASQHWSKPDLNYHKVNFDAAMFRDGHLAGVGVVVRDWRGEFVGALSSPMPLTHSVADMEALACRKAVEFVAEIGVQRVIFEGDSAMVINALNQNNASLSSYGVVIEDIRSQALVFQSCAFAHTSPVCNYVADAIAKKAKAYRSARVWFNSPLEDIVSLLLFDVH; encoded by the exons ATGGGTGGTACGGGGTTCAAGGAAATAGAAAAATTCAATGATGCATTGTTGGCCAAGCAAGTATGGAGGATGATAAATAATCCTAATTCTCTTTGTCACCGGGTATTTAAAGCAAGATTTTTCCCAACTTGCTCAATCTTGGAGGCGAAGGACTCAAACACGGGGTCATATGCTTGGAAGAGTATCCTTAGTGTAAGAGATGTGATTCAGAAGGGGATGGTGTGGCGTATAGGGAATGGGCATGATGTACGGATCAAGGAGGATAGGTGGTTGCAGGGTAGTCCCACGAGCCCCATCATTTCACCTCTGCCTACTGTTGCAGCCGAGACAAAGGTTCAAACTCTTATTAATCCGGAGTTGGGAGTGTGGAGAGATGACTGTGTTAACCAACTCTTCTTGCCACAAGAAGCCTCTGCTATATTGGGGATTCCTCTGAGTTGTCGCTGCCCTCCAGACAAAATAGCATGGGGTTGCACTCCTTCAGGTGTTTTTAGTACAAGTAGCGCTTATAAGCTCTTGGCCTCTGGGGTGGATGACAGCCAAGCTGAAACTTTAAACCGAGCTGCTCAAAAACAGTTTTGGAAGGCA gtcATAGATGACTATAGAAAGGAAGTGTTCTCTATTGCAGCTTGGCTGTTGTGGAACCAGAGAAATGCCATTCACTTTGGCAGACCTATGCGAGATACAGACCAAATCCTACCATCGGCTGGAAATTTGCTGCAAGATTTCCTGGCAGTCCAACAGATAGAAACCACCATTCCTACTTCCCTTGCTTCGCAGCACTGGAGCAAACCTGACTTAAACTACCACAAAGTCAACTTCGATGCTGCAATGTTCAGGGACGGGCACTTGGCTGGAGTTGGAGTTGTTGTTCGAGACTGGAGAGGCGAATTTGTTGGTGCATTATCTTCCCCAATGCCGCTGACTCATTCAGTTGCTGATATGGAAGCGCTAGCGTGCCGGAAAGCTGTCGAATTTGTTGCAGAAATTGGAGTACAGAGAGTGATTTTCGAAGGGGATTCAGCTATGGTTATCAATGCTTTAAACCAAAACAATGCTAGTCTTTCATCTTACGGTGTCGTCATTGAAGACATCCGCAGTCAAGCTTTGGTGTTTCAGTCCTGTGCATTTGCTCATACTAGTCCAGTTTGTAATTATGTTGCTGATGCAATTGCTAAAAAAGCAAAAGCTTATAGGAGTGCTCGGGTCTGGTTTAATTCCCCTCTTGAGGACATAGTTTCTTTACTTTTGTTTGATGTTCACTGA